In Nostoc edaphicum CCNP1411, the sequence CACCTCCAGTATTAGGCATTGCTTTAGATGGTTTAGGTTACGGTGATGATGTTACACTCTGGGGCGGAGAATTTCTTTTAGCAGATTACCGTAAATTTCAGCGACTAGCAACATTTAAACCAGTAACAATGATTGGTGGTGAACAAGCAATTTATCAGCCTTGGCGTAATACCTACGCCCAATTAATAGCCGCTAATCTTTGGGATGATTGCGAACAAAAATATTCTGATTTAGAAATAGTTCAATTTTTGAAAAACAAACCACTAAAACTACTCAATCAACTGATAGAGAAAGGGATTAACTCTCCTCCAGCTTCCTCAGTGGGGCGATTGTTCGATGCTGTGGCGGCAGCTATCGGTATTTATAGAGATGAATGTAGCTATGAAGGACAGGCTGCGATCGCAATGGAAGCTATAGTAGATGTTAGTAGCTTAAATAATGATAAAGAAACGCTAATATATCCTTTTAGTTTTAGCTTTTCAGATAGTATTTATTGTATAGACCCGTGTCCAATGTGGCAAGCCTTGCTAGATGACTTGCAGCAACAGATTCCACAACCAGTTATGGCTGCTAAATTTCACAAAGGTTTAGCAAATGCGATTGTGGAAATGGTTAAGCATCTTTCTCAAGAAAATCTGATTTATCATGTAGCCCTAACAGGAGGAGTATTTCAAAATTGTATATTGTTAGAGCAAGTTACCAAAGGGTTACAAACATTGGGTATAAAAGTACTTACTCATAGCTTAGTTCCAGCTAATGATGGCGGGTTATCTCTAGGACAGGCAGTTATTACAGCCGCACAATTAATACATGAGTGTTGACAGTTGACAAACCTTTGTTTAGAAATAATTTCTTCTGCGGTTAGTTTATCTCGACAAATAAAAAAATGTGTTTAGGAATTCCCGGACAAATTATAGAAATTACCAATGTTAACCATAAATTAGCGATAGTTGACATTGGTGGTGTTAAACGCGAGGTGAATATTGCTTGTATCGTAGATGAACAACATCCCCCCGAAGCTTGTATTGGGGATTGGGTACTAGTACATGTTGGCTTTGCTATGAATCGAATTAATGAACAAGAAGCGGCGGAAACTTTACAACTATTCCAAGAATTAGCAGCAGCACAAGTAGGGAATAGGGAATAGGGTTGAAACTCTATTGGTATATGGCTTTATTCTGAAATTTTGTACCTCATTTACCTGTAATCTGCTGTAAATAATAGACCTTTTTTGTGTCACACAGAGGGGTAAAGGTGCAGAGAAAGAGTTTAAAAAACATACTTTTTTTCTTTCTTATCTACGAGACGCTGCGCGTTCACGTAGTGTCTCACAGAGAAAGCAGTTCGTTAAAAAACTTTCTACCACAAAAGCGAAATTAACTGATAGATAAAATTCACTACTCTTAACTTCCTATGAAATATGTTGACGAATTCCGCGAACCGGAAAAAGCTGAAGCGATACGCCGCGAAATCGCTAAATTATGCCGCCAGCTAGAAAAACCCATCAAAATCATGGAAGTATGTGGCGGACATACCCACTCTATATTTAAATATGGTATCGAAGAAATTTTACCCCAAACCATTGAACTAATTCATGGGCCTGGTTGTCCAGTATGCGTGATGCCAAAGGGGAGATTAGATGATGCGATCGCAATCTCCCAAAATCATAACGTCATTTTTGCCACCTTTGGCGACGCAATGCGAGTTCCCGGTTCCAAAACGAGTTTACTGCAAGCCAGGGCACAAGGTGCAGACATCCGTATGGTGTACTCTCCCCTAGACAGCCTGCAAATTGCTAGAGATAACCCCGACAAACAAGTAGTTTTTTTCGCATTAGGCTTTGAAACCACAGCCCCCAGCACCGCCTTCACGATTCTGCAAGCCGCAGCCGAAGAAATTCCTAACTTTAGTATGTTTTCTAATCACGTCCTCGTGATTCCCGCCCTCAAAGCACTATTAGATAATCCCGACTTACAACTTGATGGATTTGTTGGGCCTGGCCATGTCAGCATGGTAATTGGCACTGACCCATACCAATTTATTTCCCAACAATATAATAAGCCAATTGTCGTCTCAGGATTTGAACCTTTAGATATTCTCCAATCAATTTGGATGCTGTTGCAACAGCTAGTAGAAAATCGTTGCGAAGTCGAAAACCAATATAACCGAATTGTAGAAAAAACTGGAAATACAGTAGCGCTGCAAGCCATAAACAAAGTTTTCGCCGTCCGAGATAGTTTTGATTGGCGCGGCTTAGGTGACATCCCTTATTCAGGATTACAAATTAAACCTGAATATGCTCAATTTGATGCCGAACTTAAATTTACCATTCCTAACCTCAAAGTAGCCGACCATAAAGCTTGTAAATGTGGAGAAATTCTCAAAGGAGTCTTAAAGCCTTGGGAGTGCAAAGTATTTGGTACAGCTTGCACACCAGAAACACCAATTGGTACTTGCATGGTATCTTCCGAAGGTGCTTGTGCAGCCTATTACAAATACGGGCGACTCTCCACCATTGCCAAAAGAACAATCGCCCAAAAACCAAAAATAACTCAAGAACCCCTCCCCGCCTGTGGCTTCTCCTCAGAATGACACTCAGCGTACCTCTGCGCTTCCCTTTGCGTTCCTTTGCGTTTAAAAAAATTTTAATATGAATTTCCCCCCCACAAACTCAATACAAAATCCCCTATTCCAAAAAATAGAAAAAGTCCGCCGCCGCCAAAGTAAAGTGCAAGACACTCATATAACTCTCGCACATGGCAGTGGTGGTAAAGCCATGCGTGATTTAATAGATGATATCTTTGTCGGCAATTTTGATAACCCAATTCTCTCCCAACTAGAAGACCAAGCCAGCTTCAACTTAGCCCCTCTCCTCCAACAAGGAGACAGACTCGCATTTACAACAGATTCTTATGTTGTAGACCCGTTATTTTTCCCCGGTAGTGATATAGGAGAATTAGCCGTCAACGGTACAGTTAATGATTTAGCTGTCAGCGGTGCTAAACCTTTATATCTAACTTGTAGCGTAATTTTAGAAGAAGGATTACCTGTAGAAACCTTACGCCGTGTCGCAAACAGTATGAAAGCAGCCGCAGAAAAAGCGGGTGTTCAAATTGTCACTGGTGACACAAAAGTTGTACATCGTGGTGCTGCCGATAAACTCTTTATTAATACTGCTGGTATTGGTATCATCCCACGAGGAATTAGCATTTCAGCCCATAATATTAAACCTGGAGATGCCGTAATAATTAATGGTGAAATAGGTAATCATGGGACAGCAATTTTAATTTCCCGTGGCGAATTAGCCTTAGAAACTAATATTGAAAGTGACTGTCAGCCGTTGCATAGTTTAGTAGAAACTATTCTCGAAGTATGTCCCCAAATTCATGCTATGCGAGATGCTACACGCGGTGGTTTAGCCACAGTATTAAATGAATTTGCCCTCAGTTCCGATGTGGGCATTCGTCTCTATGAAGAATCTATTGCAGTGCGAGAAGAAGTCAACGGAGTTTGCGAAATTCTTGGTTTAGACCCATTGTATTTAGCTAATGAAGGTAAGCTAGTTGTAGTGGCTCCAAAAGAGAATGCTGACAAGATTTTAGTAGCGATGAAATTACACCCAGCAGGCAAAGATGCTTGTATCATTGGCGAAGTTATTCCTTCACCCCCAGGTATTGTATTGTTAAAAACAGTTTTTGGTACTGAAAGGATTGTTGATATGCTAGTAGGCGATCAATTGCCACGAATTTGTTAATATTTAATAGATTTTATAGTATGCACGAACTTGGAATTACCCAAAATATTGTGGCAATTGTGACTGAAAACGCCAAAGGCGCAAAAGTGCAGCGAGTTTTATTAGAAATTGGCAAACTTTCAGCCATTATGCCCGACGCTATCCGATTTTGTTTTGATATTTGCACCCAAGGTACAGTTTTAGAAGGGGCGATATTAGAAATTTTAGAAATTCCTGGATTAGCAAAATGTCGCCAATGTGGTGCAGAAATTGATTTAGATAAACCATTTGGTATCTGTAGTTGTGGAAGCGTGCAATTAGATTTAATTACTGGTGAAGAACTGAAAATTAAAGAAATAGAAATAGAGGAATTATGTGTGTAACCTGCGGCTGTTCTGATGATGGCGAAACCAAAATTACCAATTTAGAAACAGATGAAACGGAACATAACCATCATCACCATACTCATACTTTACCAGATGGTACTGTCATTACTCATTCCCACAGTCATGATACTCACATAGAAGCGCCTCAAATTCACGCCAAAATACACAATACAACGATATCCTTAGAACAGGATATATTGGCAAAGAATAACCTACTAGCTGCTCAAAATCGCGGATGGTTTAAAGGTCGAAATATTCTCGCCTTAAATTTAATGAGTTCTCCGGGTTCAGGTAAAACAACTCTTTTGACGCGAACCATTAATGATTTAAAACATCAATTATCTATTAGCGTCATTGAAGGCGACCAAGAAACTGCTAATGATGCCAAAAAAATTAAAGAAACAGGTTCTAAAGTCATCCAAATAAACACCGGAACAGGCTGTCATTTAGATGCCTCAATGATAGACAGGGGTTTACAACAACTAAATCCGCCACTGAATTCAGTTGTGATGATTGAAAATGTGGGAAATTTGGTTTGTCCAGCCTTATTTGATTTGGGAGAAAATGCAAAAGTCGTGATTCTCTCCGTCACAGAAGGAGAAGATAAGCCGCTAAAATACCCGCATATCTTCCGCGCTAGTGATGTAATGATTCTCACGAAAATTGATTTGCTACCTTATGTAGATTTTGATGTGCAAAAGTGTATAGAATATGCTAAACAGGTGAATCCCAAAATTCAGATTTTTCAGGTTTCTGCAACTACTGGTGTAGGTTTAGATAATTGGTATAAATGGGTAACTAAAAATTAAGACAAGAAACGCGATAAATCGCCGTCAAGACGAAAGACTGATTATTGTAGAGACGGCGATTTATCGCGTCTTAACCGAACCGTATTGAAAGCGATCGCACCATACCCTACAATCATGAAAAAATTACACCCGAAACTCAAAAATAATTTCCGGGTGTAAGTTTGTTGGCTTCAAATTATGAACTTATCAGACTAATTTCTCGAAAATTCTAGATCAGTTGGATGTCCAAACTAACCGCGAAATTAGTAGGCTTATTCTCAAGAGTTGCAAATTGAGTTCCTTGGAATAACAACGCACCAGTAGCGTCATTGTAGCTGAAAGCACTAACATCAGTAACACCAAATCCAATTTTAGAAATCTGAATCTTGTCACCTTCCACCCGACTGAAGTCCTTGATAATGTCAAGTCCTTCAAGTTTGGAATTGAAGACAAACTGATCCGCACCAGCACCACCAGTCAGAATATCATTGCCAATTCCACCAACCAGAAGATCGTTGCCAGCACCAGCAATCAGCTGGTCATTACCAGCGCCACCAGTGAGGATATCATTGCCAGCAGCACCACGCAGGACATCGGCATATTGTGAACCGGTCAGTTCAAATCGCTCAATATTACTGTAGTTGAGTACAGAATTTCCAGTCAAGCGGCTGAAGATGGCATTTTGTCCATTAAATCCGACATCAACACCAGCCCCATTATTCAACTGGCTGTAGTCTGCAACTAAAGTATCAGTACCAGCACCACCATTGACAGTACCATCTGTGTCAGTGATTCTGTCGTTGCCATCACCACCATTGAGCGTATCATAGCCAGCACCACCAAAAATCTGGTCATCACCAGCGCCACCATTGAGGATGTCATTGCCAGCAGTACCACGTAGGACATCGGCGTATTGAGTGCCTGTAATTTCAAATCGCTCAATATTGCTGTAGTTGAGTATAGAATTTCCAGTCAAGCGGCTGAAGATGGCATTTTGTCCATTAAATCCGACATCAACACCAGCCCCATTATTCAACTGGCTGTAATCTGCAACTAAAGTATCAGTACCAGCACCACCATTGACAATACCATCTGTGTCAGTGATTCTGTCGTTGCCATCGCCACCATTGAGCGTATCATAGCCAGCACCACCAAAAATCTGGTCATCACCAGCGCCACCATTGAGGATGTCATTGGCAGCAGTACCACGTAGGACATCGGCATATTGTGAACCGGTCAGTTCAAATCGCTCAATATTGCTGTAGTTGAGTATAGAATTTCCAGTCAAGCGGCTGAAGATGGCATTTTGTCCATTAAATCCGACATCAACACCAGCCCCATTATTCAACTGGCTGTAGTCTGCAACTAAAGTATCAGTACCAGCACCACCATTGACAGTACCATCTGTGTCAGTGATTCTGTCGTTGCCATCGCCACCATTGAGCGTATCATAGCCAGCACCACCAAAAATCTGGTCATCACCAGCGCCGCCATTAAGGATGTCATTGCCAGCAGTACCACGCAGGACATCGGCGTATTGAGTGCCTGTAATTTCAAATCGCTCAATATTGCTGTAGTTGAGTACAGAATTCCCAGTCAAGCGGCTGAAGATGGCATTTTGTCCATTAAATCCGACATCAACACCAGCCCCATTATTCAACTGGCTGTAATCTGCAACTAAAGTATCAGTACCAGCACCACCATTGACAGTACCATCTGTGTCAGTGATTCTGTCGTTGCCATCGCCACCGTTGAGCGTATCATAGCCAGCACCACCAAAGATTAGGTCATCACCAGCACCACCATTGAGGATGTCATTGCCAGCAGTACCACGTAGGACATCGGCGTATTGTGTGCCTGTAATTTCAAATCGCTCAATATTGCTGTAATTGAGTACAGAATTCCCAGTCAAGCGGCTGAAGATGGCATTCTGTCCATTAAATCCGACATCAACACCAGCCCCGGTTAATTGGCTGTAATCTGCAACTAGAGTATCAGTGCCATCGCCACCGTTGAGCGTATCATTGCCAGCACTACCAATCAGCACGTCATTGCCAGCACCGCCATTAAGGATGTCATTGCCAGCAGTACCACGTAGGACATCGGTATATTGTGTACCTGTAATTTCAAATCGCTCAACATTGCTGTAGTTGAGTACAGGGTTCCCAGTAAAGCGGCTGAAGATAGAATTTTTACCCTGGTATGCCACTTCAATACCAGCCCCATTATTCAACTGGCTGTAATCTGCAACTAGAGTATCAGTACCAGCACCACCATCAACAATACCATCTGTATCAGTGATTCTGTCGTTGCCATCGCCACCGTTGAGCGTATCATAGCCAGCACCACCAAAGATTAGGTCATCACCAGCACCACCATTGAGAATATCATTGCCAGCAGTACCACGCAGGACATCGGCGTATTGTGTGCCTGTAATTTCAAATCGCTCAATATTGCTGTAGTTGAGTACAGGATTTCCAGTTAAGCGGCTGTAGATGGCATTTTGTCCATTAAATCCGACATCAACACCAGCCCCGGTTAATTGGCTGTAATCTGCAACTAGAGTATCAGTGCCAGCACCACCATTGACAATACCATCTGTGTCAGTGATTCTGTCGTTGCCATCACCACCATTGAGCGTATCATAGCCAGCACCACCAAAAATCTGGTCATCACCAGCGCCACCATTGAGGATGTCATTGCCAGCAGTACCACGCAGGACATCGGCGTATTGAGTGCCTGTAATTTCAAATCGCTCAATATTGCTGTAGCTAAGTACAGAATTCCCAGTCAAGCGACTGAAGATAGCATTTTGACCCAGGTATCCGACATCAACACCAGCCCCATTATTCAACTGGCTGTAATCTGCAACTAAAGTATCAGTACCAGCACCACCATTGACAATACCATCTGTGTCAGATATTCTGTCATCGCCATCGCCGCCATACAAGCTATCGAAGCCTGTTCCACCATATAGGTTATCGTTACCAGTTCCGCCATATAGGATGTCGTTACCACCTCCACCAAGTAGGTTGTCATTACCTTCATCACCATAAATTGTGTCGTTCTGAGATTTTCCAGCTAGGTAGTCATCGCCTCCTTTTCCAGACAGTAACCAAGGTTGTCCGTCTTCGTCAGCGATAAAAGTGTTGTTAGAATTATCACCTGTGTATGTTCCCATTTGAATTTCTCCTTAATTGTTGAAAATAATGTTTTAAGTCGGGAAATATCCTGTTTTTTGGGTGCTTTACCCTTTCGTTTTTCAGGACTCCTTTACTTTAGGTTTGTTGTTCGATCGCGTCGATGGAGATAAGTTATGGAAAATTGAGGAGATAATTAAGTCGAATTTGTCTCAAAAATTAAGGTTTAAGAAGAGGACAAGCACCGTATCTGGAAAACCTCTCTCTAAATCTCTCTCCTAAGAGGAGCTACGGTGTACACACAAGTCTGAAATAGCTGATTAACCAGGGTTTTACCCCACCCTAACCCTCCCCTTGCAAAGGGGAGGGAACTAGATTTTCTATTTCCCCCCAATGCATCGGGGGGATTAAGGGGGGTACGTAAGTCCTGACTTAAATCTCGAAAGCACCTAACGCTTTGAGGACATCTTTTTGGGCTGTCGTTATTCCGGTTACGCCTGTAATATTGGTTCCTTGATAAGGTGTGTCAGGATTGAGTGTTTTCAAAGATTCGCCTGTTTGGGCATCCCAAATCTGAATAGTTCCGTTTTGGCTGCCGCTAGCGATCGCATAATGTTCTGTAGATTTGCCAAATGCGATCGCCGATCGCATGGCATGAGGCATGACAGGCAGCACTTTCAGGCAAACTCCTGTATGCCTATCCCAAATTCTCACTGTTTGATCTAAGCTGCTACTTGCCAAAATATCACCTTCTGGACTAAAGGCAACTGACCAAACACTATTACTGTGTCCCTCAAAAATATTGAGACATTCACCTGTATCAACCGACCACAGGCGCACTGTTTCATCTTCACTAGCGCTACTGAGAATTTGCCCATCTGGACTAAAAGCGATCGCTTGGACTCTACTCGTGTGTCCTTCTAAAATTTGGAGAC encodes:
- a CDS encoding HypC/HybG/HupF family hydrogenase formation chaperone is translated as MCLGIPGQIIEITNVNHKLAIVDIGGVKREVNIACIVDEQHPPEACIGDWVLVHVGFAMNRINEQEAAETLQLFQELAAAQVGNRE
- a CDS encoding calcium-binding protein: MGTYTGDNSNNTFIADEDGQPWLLSGKGGDDYLAGKSQNDTIYGDEGNDNLLGGGGNDILYGGTGNDNLYGGTGFDSLYGGDGDDRISDTDGIVNGGAGTDTLVADYSQLNNGAGVDVGYLGQNAIFSRLTGNSVLSYSNIERFEITGTQYADVLRGTAGNDILNGGAGDDQIFGGAGYDTLNGGDGNDRITDTDGIVNGGAGTDTLVADYSQLTGAGVDVGFNGQNAIYSRLTGNPVLNYSNIERFEITGTQYADVLRGTAGNDILNGGAGDDLIFGGAGYDTLNGGDGNDRITDTDGIVDGGAGTDTLVADYSQLNNGAGIEVAYQGKNSIFSRFTGNPVLNYSNVERFEITGTQYTDVLRGTAGNDILNGGAGNDVLIGSAGNDTLNGGDGTDTLVADYSQLTGAGVDVGFNGQNAIFSRLTGNSVLNYSNIERFEITGTQYADVLRGTAGNDILNGGAGDDLIFGGAGYDTLNGGDGNDRITDTDGTVNGGAGTDTLVADYSQLNNGAGVDVGFNGQNAIFSRLTGNSVLNYSNIERFEITGTQYADVLRGTAGNDILNGGAGDDQIFGGAGYDTLNGGDGNDRITDTDGTVNGGAGTDTLVADYSQLNNGAGVDVGFNGQNAIFSRLTGNSILNYSNIERFELTGSQYADVLRGTAANDILNGGAGDDQIFGGAGYDTLNGGDGNDRITDTDGIVNGGAGTDTLVADYSQLNNGAGVDVGFNGQNAIFSRLTGNSILNYSNIERFEITGTQYADVLRGTAGNDILNGGAGDDQIFGGAGYDTLNGGDGNDRITDTDGTVNGGAGTDTLVADYSQLNNGAGVDVGFNGQNAIFSRLTGNSVLNYSNIERFELTGSQYADVLRGAAGNDILTGGAGNDQLIAGAGNDLLVGGIGNDILTGGAGADQFVFNSKLEGLDIIKDFSRVEGDKIQISKIGFGVTDVSAFSYNDATGALLFQGTQFATLENKPTNFAVSLDIQLI
- the hypD gene encoding hydrogenase formation protein HypD, whose product is MKYVDEFREPEKAEAIRREIAKLCRQLEKPIKIMEVCGGHTHSIFKYGIEEILPQTIELIHGPGCPVCVMPKGRLDDAIAISQNHNVIFATFGDAMRVPGSKTSLLQARAQGADIRMVYSPLDSLQIARDNPDKQVVFFALGFETTAPSTAFTILQAAAEEIPNFSMFSNHVLVIPALKALLDNPDLQLDGFVGPGHVSMVIGTDPYQFISQQYNKPIVVSGFEPLDILQSIWMLLQQLVENRCEVENQYNRIVEKTGNTVALQAINKVFAVRDSFDWRGLGDIPYSGLQIKPEYAQFDAELKFTIPNLKVADHKACKCGEILKGVLKPWECKVFGTACTPETPIGTCMVSSEGACAAYYKYGRLSTIAKRTIAQKPKITQEPLPACGFSSE
- the hypB gene encoding hydrogenase nickel incorporation protein HypB; protein product: MCVTCGCSDDGETKITNLETDETEHNHHHHTHTLPDGTVITHSHSHDTHIEAPQIHAKIHNTTISLEQDILAKNNLLAAQNRGWFKGRNILALNLMSSPGSGKTTLLTRTINDLKHQLSISVIEGDQETANDAKKIKETGSKVIQINTGTGCHLDASMIDRGLQQLNPPLNSVVMIENVGNLVCPALFDLGENAKVVILSVTEGEDKPLKYPHIFRASDVMILTKIDLLPYVDFDVQKCIEYAKQVNPKIQIFQVSATTGVGLDNWYKWVTKN
- the hypE gene encoding hydrogenase expression/formation protein HypE; its protein translation is MNFPPTNSIQNPLFQKIEKVRRRQSKVQDTHITLAHGSGGKAMRDLIDDIFVGNFDNPILSQLEDQASFNLAPLLQQGDRLAFTTDSYVVDPLFFPGSDIGELAVNGTVNDLAVSGAKPLYLTCSVILEEGLPVETLRRVANSMKAAAEKAGVQIVTGDTKVVHRGAADKLFINTAGIGIIPRGISISAHNIKPGDAVIINGEIGNHGTAILISRGELALETNIESDCQPLHSLVETILEVCPQIHAMRDATRGGLATVLNEFALSSDVGIRLYEESIAVREEVNGVCEILGLDPLYLANEGKLVVVAPKENADKILVAMKLHPAGKDACIIGEVIPSPPGIVLLKTVFGTERIVDMLVGDQLPRIC
- the hypA gene encoding hydrogenase maturation nickel metallochaperone HypA produces the protein MHELGITQNIVAIVTENAKGAKVQRVLLEIGKLSAIMPDAIRFCFDICTQGTVLEGAILEILEIPGLAKCRQCGAEIDLDKPFGICSCGSVQLDLITGEELKIKEIEIEELCV